A stretch of the Glycine soja cultivar W05 chromosome 13, ASM419377v2, whole genome shotgun sequence genome encodes the following:
- the LOC114381249 gene encoding protein NRT1/ PTR FAMILY 4.5-like: protein MDLKAEANAGDTEFQAVKIPRQGGYRATYFIFAMMLLDNIGFVANMVSLVLYFMNVMHFDYSGSATTTTNWLGTTFLLTIVGGFISDTYMNRLNTCILFGIIQLLGYSLLVIQSHDKTLQPDPCLKSTCVHGTKALLLYASIYLLALGGGGIRGCVPALGADQFDENKPKEGVQLASFFNWFLFSITIGASLGVTFVVYVSTESQWYKGFIISMSCSATGLIFIALGKRFYRARVPGESPLLSVLQVLVVTVKNWRVKVPLDSDELYEIQSHESNLKKKLIPHTNQFRVLDKAAVLPEGIEARRWKVCTVTQVEEVKILTRMMPILLSTIIMNTSLAQLQTFSIQQGTLMNTYIGKLNIPAASIPIIPLVFMTLLIPVYEFAFVPLVRRITGHPNGITELQRVGVGLVLSAISMVIAGAIEVKRKHEFNDHNQHRISLFWLSFHYAIFGIADMFTLVGLLEFFYKEAPQGMRSLSTSFSFLSLSIGYYLSTAFVELINLVTGKIAKSKKGWLEGRDLNRNHVELFYWFLAILSIINFVIYLMCAKWYKYQSVVPFDKGMLLKDPPPRNDENVYSTSFVSTVQNIPPNEEK from the exons ATG GATTTGAAAGCTGAGGCTAACGCGGGAGATACTGAGTTCCAAGCAGTGAAGATTCCGAGACAAGGAGGATATAGAGCCACATATTTCATCTTTG CAATGATGTTGCTGGATAACATTGGCTTTGTGGCCAACATGGTAAGCTTGGTTTTATATTTCATGAACGTCATGCATTTTGACTACTCTGGTTCTGCAACCACCACAACAAACTGGTTGGGTACTACTTTCTTGCTGACGATCGTTGGAGGGTTCATCTCCGATACTTATATGAATCGCCTCAACACTTGCATCCTCTTTGGCATAATCCAGTTGTTG GGATACTCCCTACTTGTGATTCAATCCCACGACAAAACACTTCAGCCTGATCCATgtttaaaatcaacatgtgtGCATGGCACTAAAGCTTTGCTGTTGTACGCTTCAATATACTTGCTAGCACTTGGTGGTGGTGGAATCAGAGGCTGTGTACCTGCTCTCGGAGCTGATCAATTTgatgaaaacaaaccaaaagaaGGTGTACAACTAGCCAGTTTCTTCAATTGGTTTTTGTTTAGCATTACAATTGGGGCCAGCTTAGGAGTCACCTTTGTAGTTTATGTGAGCACGGAATCCCAATGGTACAAAGGTTTTATCATATCTATGTCATGTTCTGCTACTGGTCTCATTTTCATTGCCTTGGGAAAGAGATTCTATCGTGCCAGGGTGCCGGGAGAGAGTCCATTGTTAAGTGTTTTACAG GTGCTGGTGGTCACAGTAAAGAATTGGAGGGTGAAAGTACCCTTGGATTCTGATGAGTTGTATGAAATACAAAGTCATGAAtctaatttaaagaaaaaactcaTCCCTCACACTAACCAATTCAG GGTTCTAGACAAAGCTGCTGTTCTACCTGAAGGAATTGAGGCAAGGAGATGGAAAGTCTGCACAGTGACACAAGTGGAGGAAGTGAAGATTCTCACAAGGATGATGCCTATTCTTCTAAGTACCATCATCATGAATACATCTTTAGCCCAATTGCAAACCTTCTCCATCCAACAAGGAACCTTAATGAACACATACATTGGCAAACTGAACATACCAGCAGCTTCCATTCCCATAATTCCATTAGTATTCATGACCCTTTTGATACCGGTTTACGAATTTGCTTTCGTACCACTTGTCCGGAGAATCACCGGCCACCCCAATGGAATAACAGAACTACAAAGAGTTGGGGTTGGCCTTGTTTTGTCAGCAATCTCAATGGTCATAGCAGGGGCGATAGAGGTGAAAAGAAAGCACGAATTCAATGATCATAATCAGCACCGTATCAGCCTCTTTTGGCTCTCTTTCCACTATGCAATCTTTGGGATAGCTGACATGTTCACATTGGTGGGGTTGTTGGAGTTTTTCTACAAAGAAGCTCCTCAAGGCATGCGTTCACTTTCCActtccttttcctttctttccttgtcCATTGGTTACTACTTGAGCACAGCTTTTGTTGAGCTCATCAACTTGGTGACTGGTAAGATTGCCAAGAGCAAGAAAGGGTGGCTAGAGGGACGTGACTTGAACCGAAACCATGTTGAATTATTCTACTGGTTTTTGGCTATACTCagcataattaactttgtcATTTATCTGATGTGTGCAAAATGGTACAAATACCAAAGTGTTGTACCATTTGATAAGGGAATGTTGCTCAAAGATCCACCTCCTCGTAATGATGAAAACGTCTACTCTACTAGCTTTGTGTCCACGGTTCAAAACATTCCCCcgaatgaagaaaaataa
- the LOC114380724 gene encoding pectin acetylesterase 10-like isoform X1 has product MCQRSMKLLRMFVFVGLVIVKWVEGFEDANVTDLDMQYVSGRGFYRPLMVGFTLINGAAAKGAVCLDGSLPGYHFHRGYGSGSNSWLIQLEGGGWCGTIKNCLYSKKTRHGSSFFMEKQIPFIGILSNKAEENPDFFNWNRIKIRYCDGASFSGDSQNAGAGLYFRGQRIWQAAMEDLMSKGMRYAKQALLSGCSAGGLATIIHCDEFRELFTRTTRVKCLSDAGLFLDSVDVSGRRSLRNLFGSVVTLQGVQRSLPRSCTSRLNPILCYFPQHLIAGVRTPLFLLNAAYDTWQIQASLAPPSADYHWNWYECRKNYARCSAPQIQYLQGFRNQMLRSTRAFSRSYKNGLFINSCFAHCQSERQDTWFAHDSPRIGNRGIAESVGNWYFGRVSVQAIGCPYPCDKTCHNLDIHRGSLLAVLTYYYYTS; this is encoded by the exons ATGTGCCAAAGAAGCATGAAGCTGCTGAGGATGTTTGTGTTTGTGGGGTTGGTGATTGTGAAATGGGTGGAAGGCTTTGAGGATGCTAATGTGACAGACCTTGACATGCAATATGTCAGTGGAAGAGGTTTCTACAGACCTTTGATGGTTGGTTTTACTCTTATTAATGGCGCTGCTGCTAAAGGAGCTG TTTGCCTGGATGGATCTTTACCGGGGTACCATTTCCACCGTGGATATGGTTCAGGATCAAACAGTTGGCTCATACAATTGGAG GGAGGAGGCTGGTGTGGAActataaaaaattgtctttataGTAAGAAAACACGTCATGGTTCAtcattttttatggaaaaacaAATACCATTTATTGGGATATTGAGCAACAAAGCTGAGGAAAATCCAG ATTTTTTCAATTGGAATAGAATAAAAATCCGTTATTGCGACGGTGCATCATTTAGTGGGGACAGTCAAAATGCG GGAGCAGGGTTATATTTCAGAGGGCAACGCATTTGGCAAGCTGCTATGGAAGATTTAATGTCAAAAGGGATGCGCTATGCCAAACAG gcTCTTCTATCTGGATGTTCTGCTGGAGGTTTAGCTACTATTATACATTGTGATGAATTTCGGGAATTGTTTACTAGAACCACAAGAGTAAAATGCTTAAGTGATGCTGGATTATTCCTTGATTC CGTTGATGTATCTGGTCGTCGCAGCTTAAGGAATTTGTTTGGAAGTGTGGTCACCTTACAG GGAGTGCAAAGGAGTCTTCCAAGGAGTTGTACCAGTCGCCTCAATCCAATTTTG TGCTATTTTCCTCAGCACTTAATTGCCGGTGTCAGGACACCATTATTTCTTCTCAATGCAGCTTATGATACTTGGCAG ATTCAAGCCAGTCTTGCTCCACCATCTGCTGACTACCATTGGAACTGGTATGAATGCAGAAAAAATTATGCACGTTGCAGTGCACCACAGATACAGTATCTTCAAG GTTTTCGAAATCAGATGCTTAGATCTACAAGAGCCTTCTCACGGTCTTATAAAAATGGGTTATTCATAAATTCATGTTTCGCCCATTGCCAATCAGAAAGACAGGATACATGGTTTGCTCATGATTCCCCTCGTATTGGAAATAGG GGGATCGCGGAGTCGGTTGGGAACTGGTATTTTGGCCGAGTTAGTGTCCAGGCTATTGGCTGTCCTTACCCTTGTGACAAAACCTGCCATAATTTG GACATTCATAGGGGCTCATTGTTGGCAGTGCTGACTTACTATTACTACACTTCATGA
- the LOC114380724 gene encoding pectin acetylesterase 10-like isoform X2 produces the protein MCQRSMKLLRMFVFVGLVIVKWVEGFEDANVTDLDMQYVSGRGFYRPLMVGFTLINGAAAKGAVCLDGSLPGYHFHRGYGSGSNSWLIQLEGGGWCGTIKNCLYSKKTRHGSSFFMEKQIPFIGILSNKAEENPDFFNWNRIKIRYCDGASFSGDSQNAGAGLYFRGQRIWQAAMEDLMSKGMRYAKQALLSGCSAGGLATIIHCDEFRELFTRTTRVKCLSDAGLFLDSVDVSGRRSLRNLFGSVVTLQGVQRSLPRSCTSRLNPILCYFPQHLIAGVRTPLFLLNAAYDTWQIQASLAPPSADYHWNWYECRKNYARCSAPQIQYLQGFRNQMLRSTRAFSRSYKNGLFINSCFAHCQSERQDTWFAHDSPRIGNRGIAESVGNWYFGRVSVQAIGCPYPCDKTCHNLIIVFVKW, from the exons ATGTGCCAAAGAAGCATGAAGCTGCTGAGGATGTTTGTGTTTGTGGGGTTGGTGATTGTGAAATGGGTGGAAGGCTTTGAGGATGCTAATGTGACAGACCTTGACATGCAATATGTCAGTGGAAGAGGTTTCTACAGACCTTTGATGGTTGGTTTTACTCTTATTAATGGCGCTGCTGCTAAAGGAGCTG TTTGCCTGGATGGATCTTTACCGGGGTACCATTTCCACCGTGGATATGGTTCAGGATCAAACAGTTGGCTCATACAATTGGAG GGAGGAGGCTGGTGTGGAActataaaaaattgtctttataGTAAGAAAACACGTCATGGTTCAtcattttttatggaaaaacaAATACCATTTATTGGGATATTGAGCAACAAAGCTGAGGAAAATCCAG ATTTTTTCAATTGGAATAGAATAAAAATCCGTTATTGCGACGGTGCATCATTTAGTGGGGACAGTCAAAATGCG GGAGCAGGGTTATATTTCAGAGGGCAACGCATTTGGCAAGCTGCTATGGAAGATTTAATGTCAAAAGGGATGCGCTATGCCAAACAG gcTCTTCTATCTGGATGTTCTGCTGGAGGTTTAGCTACTATTATACATTGTGATGAATTTCGGGAATTGTTTACTAGAACCACAAGAGTAAAATGCTTAAGTGATGCTGGATTATTCCTTGATTC CGTTGATGTATCTGGTCGTCGCAGCTTAAGGAATTTGTTTGGAAGTGTGGTCACCTTACAG GGAGTGCAAAGGAGTCTTCCAAGGAGTTGTACCAGTCGCCTCAATCCAATTTTG TGCTATTTTCCTCAGCACTTAATTGCCGGTGTCAGGACACCATTATTTCTTCTCAATGCAGCTTATGATACTTGGCAG ATTCAAGCCAGTCTTGCTCCACCATCTGCTGACTACCATTGGAACTGGTATGAATGCAGAAAAAATTATGCACGTTGCAGTGCACCACAGATACAGTATCTTCAAG GTTTTCGAAATCAGATGCTTAGATCTACAAGAGCCTTCTCACGGTCTTATAAAAATGGGTTATTCATAAATTCATGTTTCGCCCATTGCCAATCAGAAAGACAGGATACATGGTTTGCTCATGATTCCCCTCGTATTGGAAATAGG GGGATCGCGGAGTCGGTTGGGAACTGGTATTTTGGCCGAGTTAGTGTCCAGGCTATTGGCTGTCCTTACCCTTGTGACAAAACCTGCCATAATTTG ATCATTGTTTTTGTCAAGTGGTGA